The proteins below are encoded in one region of Streptomyces puniciscabiei:
- a CDS encoding 3-hydroxybutyryl-CoA dehydrogenase codes for MTGIERVGVVGCGLMGAGIAEVCARAGLPVTVVERDAQAARVGRLRITRSLDRATAHGSLTTERREAAADLITVVEQIEALHDRDLVIEAVAEDERLKTDVFTRLDTVVTGDDTILATNTSAIPVIRLAAATGRPEHVVGVHFFNPVPVLRLVELVPSLLTSADTVTRAETFVTDMLGKEAVRTRDRAGFVVNALLVPYLLAAIRMVESGSASVEDIDRGMVLGCAHPLGPLALTDLIGLDTTRAIAESLYAEFREPQYSPPPLLSRMVEAGRLGRKSGRGFHTYDEHPLREAMTPEGPR; via the coding sequence ATGACCGGCATCGAACGCGTCGGAGTCGTCGGCTGCGGACTGATGGGCGCGGGTATCGCCGAGGTCTGCGCGCGGGCCGGCCTGCCGGTCACCGTGGTGGAACGCGACGCGCAGGCGGCCCGCGTGGGCCGCCTGCGCATCACCCGCTCGCTCGACCGGGCCACCGCGCACGGCAGCCTCACCACCGAACGGCGCGAGGCCGCCGCCGACTTGATCACCGTGGTGGAGCAGATCGAGGCCCTGCACGACCGGGACCTGGTGATCGAGGCCGTGGCCGAGGACGAACGCCTCAAGACCGACGTCTTCACCCGCCTCGACACCGTGGTCACCGGCGACGACACCATCCTCGCGACGAACACCTCCGCCATCCCGGTCATCCGGCTCGCCGCAGCGACCGGCCGCCCGGAACACGTCGTCGGCGTGCACTTCTTCAACCCCGTACCGGTCCTGCGGCTGGTGGAACTCGTACCGTCCCTGCTCACCTCGGCCGACACGGTGACCCGCGCCGAAACCTTCGTGACGGACATGCTCGGCAAGGAGGCCGTACGCACCCGGGACCGGGCCGGCTTCGTCGTCAACGCGCTGCTCGTCCCCTACCTGCTGGCCGCCATCCGCATGGTGGAGTCCGGCAGCGCGAGCGTCGAGGACATCGACCGCGGCATGGTCCTCGGCTGCGCGCACCCCCTGGGTCCACTGGCCCTCACGGACCTCATCGGCCTGGACACCACGCGGGCCATCGCCGAGTCGCTGTACGCCGAGTTCCGCGAGCCGCAGTACTCACCGCCCCCACTGCTGTCCCGGATGGTGGAGGCCGGACGGCTGGGCCGGAAGTCCGGACGGGGCTTCCACACGTACGACGAACACCCGCTTCGCGAGGCGATGACACCGGAGGGACCGCGGTGA